Genomic window (bacterium):
AATCCGGGCCGCATGCTCCGCTTGATCACCATCACCACGCCGGCCTTGTCCACGTCGAGGATCGGCATGCCGTAGATCGGGCTCGTCCGGTCGTGGCGGGCCGCGGGGTTCGTGATGTCGTTTGCGCCGACGACCAAGGCGACGTCCGCCTGCGCGAGTTCGGGGTTGGCGTCTTCCAGGCCGAGGAGCCGGTCGTACGGAATGTCGGCCTCGGCCAGCAGGACGTTCATGTGCCCGGGCATGCGGCCGGCCACGGGGTGGATCGCGAACTTGACGTCGACCCCGCGGTGGGTCAGCGCGTCGTAGAGCTCGCGCACCTGGTGCTGCGCCTGGGCGACCGCCATGCCGTACCCCGGCACCACGATGACCGACCGCGAGGCCGCCAGGATCGAGGCCGCCTCTTCCGGCGTCGCGCTGCGGACGGGCTTCTCCGGCGCAGCGGCGGCCGCGGCTTCTTGGACCTGACCGAATGCGCCGAACAGGACGTTGCTGAACGACCGGTTCATCGCCCGGCACATGATCACGGACAGGATGAAGCCCGATGAGCCGTCGAGGGCGCCGGCGATGATCAGGAGGTTGTTGTTGAGCACGAAGCCCATCGCCGCGGCCGACAGCCCGGC
Coding sequences:
- a CDS encoding NAD(P)(+) transhydrogenase (Re/Si-specific) subunit beta, giving the protein ITYRGQNVMNLSLLAVTIALAAFLVARPGLTMLFPVIIVFALVFGVLLIIPIGGADMPTVISLLNSYAGLSAAAMGFVLNNNLLIIAGALDGSSGFILSVIMCRAMNRSFSNVLFGAFGQVQEAAAAAAPEKPVRSATPEEAASILAASRSVIVVPGYGMAVAQAQHQVRELYDALTHRGVDVKFAIHPVAGRMPGHMNVLLAEADIPYDRLLGLEDANPELAQADVALVVGANDITNPAARHDRTSPIYGMPILDVDKAGVVMVIKRSMRPGFAGVENELYYLDKTLMLFGDAKAFVGEITKELAETGRGAAPAPRPEAAAFHR